One window of Medicago truncatula cultivar Jemalong A17 chromosome 2, MtrunA17r5.0-ANR, whole genome shotgun sequence genomic DNA carries:
- the LOC112419036 gene encoding protein SENSITIVE TO PROTON RHIZOTOXICITY 2 produces the protein MMSRTTPLGFEIENQGLQMFPMVTEDFMPLPNSMEGISSSTSPSNSLLFNLSTLKDKLNQVQTLVGVILSPNQQDSSTSMALSTMNSTIQEIIVTSTSMMFTCQQIALSFPQGTTSIKCTNQEFQKQQSNIQSNFGNNDTSIDLRGQSIFSNNESEPLDWFGESYNSNINYRLKDDIDDQRVDHEISETNNSIRGSNEDSSTKNNSDRDDTCLKFGSSYNWVGPECDNEIVELDAADLLAKYTHYCQVCGKGFKRDANLRMHMRAHGDEYKSSAALSNPINKNRDYLMSMKNRKYSCPQAGCRWNQKHAKFQPLKSLICAKNHYKRSHCPKMYVCKRCNLKQFSVLSDLRTHEKHCGDLRWQCSCGTTFSRKDKLMGHVGLFVGHHPVINGLSYSSTHTS, from the coding sequence ATGATGTCAAGGACAACACCTCTAgggtttgaaattgaaaatcaagGCCTACAAATGTTTCCTATGGTCACGGAAGATTTTATGCCATTGCCAAATTCCATGGAAGGAATTTCAAGTTCAACTTCACCCTCCAATTCCCTCCTCTTCAATCTCTCTACTCTCAAAGACAAGCTTAATCAAGTGCAAACTCTTGTTGGTGTCATTCTCTCCCCAAATCAACAAGACTCATCAACTTCCATGGCATTATCCACAATGAACTCCACAATACAAGAAATCATTGTAACTTCCACATCAATGATGTTCACTTGCCAACAGATTGCTCTTAGTTTCCCTCAAGGTACTACTTCTATTAAATGTACAAACCAAGAATTTCAAAAGCAACAATCTAATATTCAATCAAATTTTGGCAACAATGACACAAGCATTGATCTTAGAGGTCAAAGCATATTTTCTAATAATGAGTCAGAACCATTGGATTGGTTTGGTGAAAGCTATAATAGTAACATTAATTATAGGCTCAAGGATGATATTGATGATCAAAGGGTTGATCATGAAATTAGTGAAACCAATAATAGTATAAGAGGGTCTAATGAAGATAGTTCAACGAAGAATAATTCTGATCGTGACGATACATGCTTAAAATTTGGGTCATCTTATAATTGGGTCGGTCCAGAATGTGACAATGAGATAGTTGAATTGGACGCGGCTGATTTATTAGCTAAGTACACACATTATTGTCAAGTTTGTGGCAAAGGGTTCAAGAGGGATGCAAATTTGAGGATGCATATGAGAGCTCATGGGGATGAGTACAAGAGTAGTGCAGCATTGAGCAATccaattaataagaatagagaTTATTTGATGAGTATGAAAAATAGGAAATATTCATGTCCTCAAGCAGGGTGTAGATGGAACCAAAAACATGCCAAGTTTCAACCATTGAAGTCATTGATTTGTGCTAAGAATCATTACAAGAGAAGTCATTGTCCCAAAATGTATGTGTGCAAGAGGTGTAATTTGAAGCAATTTTCTGTTCTTTCTGATTTGAGGACACATGAGAAACATTGTGGTGATCTTAGGTGGCAGTGTTCATGTGGCACTACCTTTTCTAGGAAAGATAAGCTTATGGGACATGTTGGTTTGTTTGTGGGACACCACCCGGTTATCAATGGTTTGTCATATAGTAGTACTCACACAAGTTAG